A DNA window from Luteolibacter luteus contains the following coding sequences:
- a CDS encoding DUF1287 domain-containing protein: MAKRPKSHHLGTIEYIGPRPQAKKPQRKPNFLGGWVVLLIAAAAAWHFGKPLIPLVRAQQAVASVESADVLINQLAGSVNFGERLAAAALQRSKVPSVYDKSYYKIAYPNGDVPTTPDNRSRGMAEDLIVRSYRFLGIDLQVLVHEDISKNFSSYPRLWDSREPDSNIDHRRVQNLQRFFQRANAEVFAGPDKTVTRNATDFKPGDVVVWMLASGDLHTGIVVPGPGERHDENWVVHDLGSGPKWEVFPDYQIQGHYRYTGPALEVAGR, translated from the coding sequence ATGGCTAAACGCCCTAAAAGCCATCATCTCGGTACAATCGAGTATATCGGACCTCGCCCGCAGGCAAAGAAGCCGCAGCGGAAGCCGAATTTTCTCGGGGGATGGGTTGTCCTTTTGATTGCGGCTGCCGCCGCGTGGCATTTCGGGAAGCCTCTGATTCCCTTGGTTCGTGCCCAGCAGGCAGTGGCTTCCGTTGAAAGCGCCGATGTGCTGATCAACCAGCTTGCCGGCTCTGTCAACTTCGGCGAGCGCTTGGCCGCTGCCGCCCTGCAACGCTCCAAAGTACCAAGCGTTTACGACAAGTCCTATTACAAGATCGCGTACCCGAACGGTGACGTTCCCACCACCCCGGACAACCGTTCCCGGGGCATGGCGGAGGACCTGATCGTCCGTAGCTACCGCTTCTTGGGCATCGATCTCCAAGTGCTCGTCCACGAGGACATCTCGAAGAATTTCTCCAGCTACCCGCGCCTCTGGGATTCTCGCGAGCCGGATTCGAATATCGATCACCGCCGCGTGCAGAACCTGCAGCGCTTCTTCCAGCGCGCGAATGCCGAGGTCTTCGCCGGCCCGGACAAGACCGTCACGCGGAATGCGACTGACTTCAAACCGGGCGACGTGGTCGTCTGGATGCTCGCCAGCGGCGATCTCCACACCGGCATCGTCGTTCCCGGCCCCGGTGAGCGCCACGATGAGAATTGGGTGGTACACGACCTCGGCTCCGGTCCGAAGTGGGAAGTCTTCCCGGATTACCAGATCCAGGGTCACTACCGCTATACCGGCCCCGCCTTGGAAGTTGCCGGTCGCTGA
- a CDS encoding glycosyltransferase family 9 protein yields MSEAPLIQPGEPLLVAAPAAWREACLSIPAMRALKRMGLDLRVLCPQAQIHLWEASGFTKVTGYSEKTSVRGITALLEKSGTALAWEAGDAAEAVAKAGIPRRLGPPAKGLEKRLTERITIVESPGPIRHRVQFYLGIAAKLGAETMVAENFAPASIGVPQDPDRVLLVPDSDFGSHYEWPLERWVDLGKTIVESGKLVRVGIAGAHGQKLAAALEGSDSVRLELPALEELSAHGLCIAAEGSVPHLAAHVGTMCLVLFGPGEPEWMRPLGRQHGIARRKVECSPCFANKCVMDLRCQKELEVTEVLRVLEGMGK; encoded by the coding sequence ATGTCCGAAGCCCCGCTGATCCAACCCGGCGAACCGCTCCTCGTCGCCGCTCCGGCGGCTTGGCGGGAAGCTTGCCTGTCCATCCCGGCGATGCGCGCCTTGAAGCGGATGGGCTTGGATCTCCGGGTGTTATGTCCGCAGGCCCAAATTCATCTCTGGGAAGCGAGCGGCTTCACCAAGGTGACGGGTTATTCCGAGAAGACATCGGTCCGGGGAATCACGGCCCTGTTGGAAAAATCGGGGACGGCCCTGGCTTGGGAAGCGGGGGATGCAGCGGAGGCGGTGGCCAAGGCTGGAATTCCACGGCGGCTCGGCCCGCCTGCGAAGGGGCTGGAGAAGCGGCTGACAGAACGGATCACCATCGTGGAAAGCCCCGGTCCGATCCGGCATCGCGTGCAGTTCTACTTGGGGATCGCAGCAAAGCTGGGAGCGGAGACCATGGTGGCGGAGAACTTCGCTCCGGCGTCGATTGGCGTCCCGCAGGATCCAGACCGCGTCTTGCTGGTGCCGGATTCGGATTTCGGCAGCCACTACGAGTGGCCTCTGGAGCGCTGGGTGGACCTGGGAAAGACGATCGTGGAAAGCGGCAAGCTGGTGCGCGTGGGAATCGCCGGGGCGCACGGGCAGAAGCTGGCGGCCGCTCTGGAGGGGTCTGATAGCGTCCGCCTGGAGCTGCCGGCCTTGGAGGAATTGTCCGCGCATGGCCTGTGCATCGCGGCGGAAGGCAGCGTGCCGCATCTGGCCGCGCATGTGGGTACGATGTGTCTCGTACTTTTCGGGCCCGGTGAACCGGAGTGGATGAGGCCGCTGGGCCGGCAACACGGAATCGCGAGAAGGAAAGTGGAGTGTTCGCCTTGCTTCGCGAACAAGTGCGTGATGGACCTGCGTTGCCAGAAGGAGCTGGAGGTAACCGAGGTCCTGAGAGTGCTGGAGGGGATGGGAAAGTAG
- the clpS gene encoding ATP-dependent Clp protease adapter ClpS, translated as MSDTLTQTVEDVSLDVPWNVIVHDDPVNLMGYVTLVLMKIFGYPENRASVLMMEVHKRGRSVVWTGEREKAEFYTQQLQAHQLKTSMEKTE; from the coding sequence ATGTCCGATACCCTCACCCAGACCGTTGAAGACGTCTCGCTGGACGTTCCATGGAACGTCATCGTCCATGATGACCCGGTGAACCTGATGGGCTACGTCACCCTCGTCCTCATGAAGATCTTCGGCTATCCGGAGAACCGGGCTTCGGTACTGATGATGGAAGTCCACAAGCGCGGGCGCTCGGTTGTCTGGACGGGAGAGCGGGAGAAGGCGGAGTTCTATACCCAGCAGCTCCAGGCCCATCAGCTGAAGACCTCGATGGAGAAGACCGAATGA
- the ispG gene encoding (E)-4-hydroxy-3-methylbut-2-enyl-diphosphate synthase — translation MSDHALLRYCPDLLAYSRRLTREVMVGNVGIGGGNPIRVQSMITSDTRDTPACVAEVLQLAEAGCEIVRITAQTKIYAANLENIAREVRAAGCQVPLVADIHFKPDAALEAAKWVEKVRVNPGNYADKKKFEVREYSDDQYAEELERIREEFAPLVDLCKSLGRAMRIGTNHGSLSDRIMNRYGDSPLGMVESALEFARIAREMDYHNFVFSMKASNPKVMIEAYRLLVARLEQEGSDWNYPIHLGVTEAGDGEDGRIKSAIGIGSLLADGIGDTIRVSLTEDPVFEVPVAQALAAPFQTKPSVVEPHDLVPSYDPFSYERRKTNVMEIMGHELGGDKTVRVFTTQEKWNAVAHKIAKMGDFKPEIILEKSGVVAIDPRDEAALSALNHGAETQLVTVADGIGLDVISAFRMLAFRLDARHPILLKDTLQPATESGDFVETLLVAARHIGSLLCDGIGDAVIVNGEPAPGQSLRLSYNILQAAGTRIFKTDYVACPSCGRTLFNLQSTTQKIRASTGHLKGVRIAVMGCIVNGPGEMADADFGYVGGAPGKINLYVGKQAVKFNIPEDEAVERLIDLIREHGKWIDAPAGEPVEV, via the coding sequence ATGAGCGACCACGCGCTGCTGCGATACTGCCCCGACCTTCTGGCCTACTCCCGCCGCCTGACCCGTGAGGTCATGGTGGGAAATGTCGGCATTGGAGGCGGAAATCCGATCCGCGTGCAGTCGATGATCACCTCCGACACCCGGGATACCCCCGCCTGTGTTGCGGAGGTTCTCCAGCTTGCGGAAGCCGGCTGCGAGATTGTCCGCATCACCGCCCAGACAAAGATCTACGCCGCGAACCTGGAAAACATCGCCCGCGAAGTTCGCGCCGCGGGCTGCCAGGTCCCCTTGGTCGCCGATATCCATTTCAAGCCCGATGCCGCGCTGGAGGCCGCCAAATGGGTCGAGAAGGTCCGCGTGAATCCCGGAAACTATGCGGACAAGAAGAAGTTCGAGGTCCGCGAGTACAGCGATGACCAGTATGCCGAAGAACTGGAGCGCATCCGGGAGGAATTCGCACCCCTGGTAGATCTCTGCAAGTCGCTTGGCCGCGCCATGCGGATTGGCACCAACCACGGCTCGCTTTCGGACCGCATCATGAACCGCTATGGCGATTCGCCGCTGGGCATGGTGGAGAGCGCCTTGGAATTCGCCCGCATTGCGCGGGAAATGGATTACCACAATTTCGTGTTCTCGATGAAGGCTTCGAACCCGAAGGTCATGATCGAGGCCTATCGCCTGCTCGTTGCGCGTCTCGAGCAGGAAGGTTCCGATTGGAACTACCCGATCCACCTCGGCGTGACCGAAGCCGGCGATGGCGAGGATGGCCGGATCAAGAGTGCCATCGGCATCGGCTCGCTGCTCGCCGACGGCATCGGCGATACGATCCGCGTTTCCCTGACGGAGGATCCTGTTTTCGAAGTTCCGGTTGCCCAGGCGCTTGCCGCTCCCTTCCAGACGAAGCCTTCCGTGGTGGAACCGCACGACCTCGTGCCTTCCTACGATCCTTTCTCCTACGAACGCCGTAAGACGAATGTGATGGAAATCATGGGCCACGAGCTCGGCGGCGATAAAACCGTCCGCGTTTTCACCACCCAGGAAAAATGGAACGCCGTCGCGCACAAGATCGCGAAGATGGGCGATTTCAAGCCGGAGATCATCCTTGAGAAGTCCGGTGTTGTCGCCATCGATCCCCGCGACGAAGCCGCTCTTTCCGCGCTGAATCACGGCGCGGAGACGCAGCTCGTGACTGTCGCCGATGGCATCGGCCTCGACGTCATTTCCGCCTTCCGCATGTTGGCCTTCCGCCTGGATGCACGGCATCCGATTCTCCTGAAGGACACGCTTCAGCCTGCCACGGAGAGCGGTGACTTTGTGGAAACGCTGCTCGTCGCGGCCCGCCACATCGGCTCCCTGCTCTGTGATGGCATCGGGGACGCGGTGATCGTCAATGGCGAGCCCGCTCCCGGCCAATCCCTGCGCCTTTCCTACAATATCCTCCAGGCCGCGGGCACCCGCATCTTCAAGACCGACTACGTTGCCTGCCCGAGCTGCGGCCGCACGCTCTTCAATCTCCAGAGCACCACACAGAAGATCCGCGCTTCGACAGGTCACCTCAAGGGCGTGCGCATCGCCGTCATGGGCTGCATCGTGAATGGCCCGGGCGAAATGGCGGACGCCGACTTCGGCTACGTCGGCGGCGCTCCGGGAAAGATCAATCTCTATGTCGGCAAGCAGGCGGTGAAGTTTAACATCCCCGAGGACGAAGCGGTGGAACGCCTCATCGATCTGATCCGCGAACACGGCAAGTGGATCGACGCACCCGCGGGAGAACCCGTGGAAGTTTGA
- a CDS encoding DUF4394 domain-containing protein has protein sequence MRASSLLVSFLAILPLGAAVPSSLGKPGTGLVLLTDDSKLLMLSDNAPTLISPPMPVTGVTAGDSLLAIDMRPQNQGLYALGVNTASDTVRLYHVSSTTGFASPLGSPAILATPGGSTIQLDSLRFDIDLNPQADRLRVVASSGLNFRMNPNTGDCIDSDANASNGITPDGSINGLTTSVDGAAYTNNVPNTVITTLYTLDSVTNSLHIQNPPNNGTQTTEVKIKVGGILHDFSTTHGFDIPVGVNAPSMNTAASGAAYAVLESGTRRLYRINLSDGEATLLTVPAGVNIVSLAVRTQMPAAIALDAGGFLVRFRTDAPGTLTTLATGSPSSGETLVGIDYRPATGQLYGLGIDSANNDGTLYLVDPQTGGLTAIGTPGQIAFTNEAATTIPLPPASDGYGFDFNPQLDRLRVTSGGAGGPGINFRVNPNTGAPVDGNLGLASPPAGTNPDGAINGAASGVTGCAYANSYGSFPSTQPTSLYTLDPATNSLYLQVPPNLGTQTSGKLVRRNGATLDFTAVSGFDITAEGGTTAGDNLPSNGHGWASLTVGGTNSLYRIDLRTGDAVSAGAIGVGTGVLVGLAVAGEDGAGFAPLTWASVASSSYRIETSTDLTNWKPYGIAVIANGATTSVPVPWYGGEKKRFWRVVLP, from the coding sequence ATGAGAGCTTCCTCCCTGCTCGTCTCTTTTCTTGCGATCCTGCCTCTCGGCGCTGCCGTCCCCTCCAGCTTGGGCAAACCGGGCACCGGCCTGGTGCTGCTGACGGATGATTCGAAATTGCTGATGTTGAGCGACAACGCCCCGACACTCATTTCCCCACCCATGCCGGTCACGGGCGTGACGGCGGGTGACTCGCTGCTGGCAATCGACATGCGCCCCCAGAATCAAGGGCTCTATGCGCTCGGCGTGAATACCGCCAGCGACACCGTGCGGCTTTATCATGTGTCCTCGACGACGGGCTTTGCTTCTCCGCTGGGCAGCCCCGCGATTCTGGCAACGCCGGGCGGCTCGACGATCCAGCTCGATTCGCTGCGCTTCGACATCGACCTCAATCCGCAAGCGGATCGGCTGCGGGTGGTGGCCAGCTCCGGGCTGAACTTCCGCATGAATCCGAACACGGGTGACTGCATCGACAGCGACGCCAATGCGAGCAACGGCATCACGCCTGACGGGTCCATCAACGGCCTGACCACTTCGGTGGATGGTGCGGCCTACACGAACAACGTGCCAAACACGGTCATCACGACGCTCTACACGCTCGATTCGGTCACAAACTCGCTTCATATCCAGAATCCGCCTAACAACGGCACCCAGACGACGGAGGTGAAAATAAAGGTGGGGGGCATTCTACATGATTTCTCCACCACCCATGGCTTCGACATCCCCGTGGGAGTGAATGCGCCGAGCATGAATACCGCAGCGAGCGGCGCGGCGTATGCCGTCTTGGAATCCGGCACGCGGCGGCTCTACCGCATCAACCTGAGCGACGGTGAGGCAACGCTTTTGACCGTGCCAGCAGGAGTGAACATCGTGAGCCTGGCGGTGCGCACCCAAATGCCTGCGGCCATCGCGTTGGATGCGGGGGGATTCCTCGTAAGGTTCCGCACCGACGCACCGGGCACTTTGACCACGCTTGCGACGGGCAGCCCGTCCTCAGGTGAAACCCTCGTAGGAATCGACTACCGCCCGGCGACCGGCCAGTTGTACGGGCTGGGGATCGATTCGGCCAACAACGACGGGACTTTGTACTTGGTCGATCCGCAAACCGGAGGACTGACGGCGATTGGAACCCCCGGCCAAATCGCCTTCACGAACGAAGCCGCGACGACAATTCCGCTTCCGCCTGCTTCCGACGGCTACGGCTTCGACTTTAATCCGCAGTTGGACCGGCTGCGGGTGACCAGCGGCGGTGCGGGCGGCCCCGGGATCAACTTCCGCGTGAATCCGAATACGGGAGCGCCCGTTGACGGTAATCTGGGCCTGGCCTCTCCGCCGGCTGGCACGAATCCGGATGGGGCGATCAATGGAGCGGCAAGCGGGGTGACTGGCTGCGCCTACGCAAATTCATACGGCTCGTTTCCAAGCACCCAGCCGACGAGCCTGTACACCTTGGACCCGGCAACGAACTCGCTTTACCTGCAAGTGCCGCCGAACTTGGGAACCCAGACTTCGGGCAAGCTGGTGAGGCGGAATGGGGCGACACTCGATTTCACGGCGGTATCAGGCTTCGACATCACAGCCGAGGGCGGAACAACCGCGGGTGATAATCTGCCCTCGAACGGTCATGGCTGGGCATCGCTGACAGTGGGAGGTACAAACTCGCTCTACCGGATCGACCTGAGAACCGGAGACGCCGTATCTGCCGGCGCGATCGGTGTTGGCACCGGAGTCTTGGTAGGACTGGCGGTAGCGGGCGAGGATGGTGCGGGCTTCGCACCGCTGACTTGGGCTTCCGTGGCGAGCTCCAGCTACCGGATCGAAACGTCCACGGATCTGACGAATTGGAAGCCCTATGGGATCGCCGTGATTGCGAACGGTGCCACGACAAGCGTGCCGGTGCCGTGGTATGGCGGCGAAAAGAAGAGATTCTGGCGCGTGGTTCTTCCCTGA
- the atpC gene encoding ATP synthase F1 subunit epsilon — protein sequence MALHLEIVTPEKKVFSDTVGNVYLPGADGELGILDGHAALVTALQPGELRYEKSGQTITLAIGGGFAEVTQHNVKVLTDMAMGEEQIDESKAEEAIRRAEEQLAKFGHDHDAEEVAHLQAVIAKSMVQLRLKRRPR from the coding sequence ATGGCTCTCCACCTCGAAATCGTCACCCCTGAAAAGAAGGTCTTCTCCGACACCGTCGGCAACGTCTACCTGCCCGGGGCTGATGGCGAGCTTGGCATCCTCGATGGCCACGCCGCTCTGGTGACCGCCCTGCAGCCGGGTGAACTCCGCTACGAAAAGAGCGGGCAGACCATCACCTTGGCGATCGGCGGCGGCTTCGCCGAAGTTACCCAGCACAACGTCAAGGTCCTTACCGACATGGCGATGGGCGAGGAGCAGATCGACGAGTCGAAGGCCGAAGAGGCCATCCGCCGTGCGGAAGAGCAGCTCGCGAAGTTCGGCCACGATCACGATGCCGAAGAGGTGGCTCACCTCCAGGCCGTCATCGCCAAGTCGATGGTGCAGCTCAGGCTCAAGCGCCGCCCGCGCTAA
- the atpD gene encoding F0F1 ATP synthase subunit beta: MSNQGTIVQVIGAVVDADFSKASALPGIYNALEVTYNLNGVDTKLVLEVQQHLGDGWIRAVAMSASDGLKRGMLLNDTGKPIAVPVGNQVLGRIFNVTGDLVDENVPLANPEHRSPIHRAAPLLVDQSATTEILPTGIKVIDLICPLLKGGKGGMFGGAGVGKTVVIMELINNIAKAHGGFSVFAGVGERTREGNDLYWEMIESGVIATEKDAKGHVALDEKGNPILSKEGSKVALCYGQMNEPPGARLRVALSALTMAEHFRDEANQDVLLFVDNIFRFSQAGSEVSALLGRTPSAVGYQPTLSEEMAGLQERITSTNKGSITSIQAVYVPADDLTDPAPANTFAHLDATVVLERGLAEQALFPAVDPLASTSKALAPEVVGEEHYRVARGVQLVLQRYKDLQDIIAILGMDELSDEDKLTVFRARKIQRFLTQPFHVAEIFTNVPGALCSIEDTVKGFAEILDGKWDDVPEGNFYMKAGIDSVSRD; encoded by the coding sequence ATGAGCAACCAAGGAACCATCGTCCAGGTCATCGGCGCCGTCGTTGACGCCGACTTCTCGAAAGCCTCCGCGCTTCCGGGGATCTACAACGCCCTCGAAGTCACCTACAACCTGAACGGTGTCGACACGAAGCTCGTGCTCGAAGTTCAGCAGCACCTTGGCGACGGCTGGATCCGCGCGGTGGCTATGTCCGCCTCCGATGGTCTCAAGCGCGGCATGCTTCTCAACGACACCGGCAAGCCGATCGCCGTGCCGGTGGGCAATCAGGTTCTTGGCCGTATCTTCAACGTGACCGGCGACCTTGTGGACGAAAACGTTCCGCTCGCGAATCCGGAGCATCGCTCCCCGATTCACCGTGCCGCTCCGCTTCTCGTCGATCAGTCCGCCACGACTGAAATCCTTCCGACCGGTATCAAGGTCATCGACCTTATCTGCCCCCTTCTGAAGGGTGGTAAGGGTGGCATGTTCGGTGGTGCAGGCGTGGGCAAGACCGTGGTGATCATGGAGCTCATCAACAACATCGCCAAGGCGCACGGTGGTTTCTCCGTGTTCGCTGGCGTGGGTGAGCGCACCCGTGAAGGTAACGACCTTTACTGGGAAATGATCGAGTCCGGCGTTATCGCCACCGAAAAGGACGCCAAGGGCCACGTCGCTCTCGACGAGAAGGGCAACCCGATCCTCTCCAAGGAGGGCTCCAAGGTGGCTCTTTGCTACGGCCAGATGAACGAGCCGCCAGGCGCCCGCCTCCGCGTCGCCCTTTCCGCTCTCACCATGGCGGAACACTTCCGCGATGAGGCGAACCAGGACGTGCTCCTCTTCGTCGACAACATCTTCCGCTTCTCCCAAGCAGGTTCCGAGGTGTCCGCTCTTCTGGGCCGCACCCCGTCCGCCGTGGGTTACCAGCCGACCCTCTCCGAGGAAATGGCCGGTCTCCAGGAGCGCATCACCTCCACCAACAAGGGTTCGATCACTTCCATCCAGGCCGTTTACGTGCCTGCGGACGACCTTACCGACCCGGCTCCTGCCAACACCTTCGCTCACCTTGACGCGACCGTGGTGCTTGAGCGTGGCCTCGCAGAGCAAGCGCTCTTCCCGGCCGTGGACCCGCTCGCTTCCACTTCCAAGGCCCTCGCCCCGGAAGTCGTCGGCGAGGAACACTACCGCGTCGCCCGTGGCGTCCAGCTGGTCCTCCAGCGCTACAAGGACCTCCAGGACATCATCGCGATTCTCGGCATGGACGAGCTTTCCGATGAGGACAAGCTCACCGTGTTCCGCGCTCGTAAGATCCAGCGCTTCCTCACCCAGCCGTTCCACGTGGCGGAAATCTTCACCAACGTGCCCGGCGCCCTCTGCTCGATCGAAGACACCGTGAAGGGCTTCGCCGAGATCCTCGACGGCAAGTGGGACGATGTGCCGGAAGGTAACTTCTACATGAAGGCCGGCATCGACAGCGTCTCCCGCGACTAA
- a CDS encoding DUF4410 domain-containing protein → MKPILAILPVAAALLCASCGVSTDYVEASAPTAPYQVAVVKGFTYKEEEPNSADEALSKEFASVLSEELRNGKKFAQVTSGSYSGRAVRIEGDVTYLEQGNSALRIGVGFGTGKSHFSCTARFVDNTTGKLLGTLEVERSSKQGMMGIADNFPVIRRSAAFDVAEKAADFAVAH, encoded by the coding sequence ATGAAGCCTATCCTCGCAATCCTGCCTGTCGCCGCCGCGCTCCTCTGCGCGAGCTGCGGCGTGAGCACGGACTACGTCGAGGCATCGGCACCCACCGCTCCCTATCAGGTGGCGGTGGTAAAAGGCTTCACTTACAAGGAAGAAGAGCCGAATTCCGCGGATGAGGCCCTGTCGAAGGAGTTCGCTTCCGTGCTCTCGGAGGAACTCAGGAACGGCAAGAAGTTCGCCCAAGTGACCTCCGGCTCTTATTCCGGCCGCGCCGTCCGCATTGAGGGCGATGTCACCTACCTTGAGCAGGGCAACAGTGCCTTGCGCATCGGTGTCGGCTTCGGAACCGGCAAGTCTCACTTTTCCTGCACCGCCCGCTTTGTGGACAACACCACCGGCAAGCTGCTCGGGACCCTCGAGGTCGAGCGCAGCAGCAAGCAAGGCATGATGGGCATCGCCGATAATTTTCCCGTGATTCGTCGCTCCGCTGCCTTTGACGTGGCGGAGAAAGCTGCCGACTTCGCCGTCGCCCATTGA
- the atpG gene encoding ATP synthase F1 subunit gamma — protein sequence MANLRDIRRRIKSVKNTAQITRAMQLVAAAKMKKAQDQALAGRDYADLLNQVLVNLKENVGEEAHPLLQTREGGKELVLVISTDKGLCGALNTNLGKKVRADVSPDADIVTVGRKLRNQLGKAGRNMLADFEVRDPVPFSEARPIAKFLTKAFLEGGYSKVSVAFANYINVMRQEPTVVQLLPISTASLGEKQDYEGMGKDVKVGETDHAAALSKDYLFEPSGKDVLDTLLPLYINFQVYQMLVESRASEHSARMVAMKGATDNAKKFIKELTLEYNKLRQAAITAELLEITTAMKAME from the coding sequence ATGGCCAACCTTCGCGACATCCGCCGGCGCATCAAGTCGGTCAAGAACACCGCCCAGATCACGCGGGCGATGCAGCTTGTCGCTGCCGCCAAGATGAAGAAGGCGCAGGACCAGGCGCTGGCCGGCCGTGACTACGCGGACCTGCTCAACCAGGTCCTCGTGAACCTCAAGGAGAACGTTGGCGAGGAAGCGCATCCCCTGCTCCAGACCCGCGAAGGCGGCAAGGAGCTGGTGCTCGTGATCTCCACCGACAAGGGCCTCTGCGGCGCGCTCAACACGAACCTCGGCAAGAAGGTCCGTGCGGACGTCTCCCCGGATGCGGACATTGTCACCGTCGGTCGCAAGCTTCGCAACCAGCTTGGAAAAGCCGGTCGCAACATGCTGGCCGACTTCGAAGTGCGGGACCCCGTTCCGTTCTCGGAAGCTCGTCCGATCGCGAAGTTCCTCACCAAGGCCTTCCTTGAAGGCGGCTACAGCAAGGTGAGCGTCGCCTTCGCGAACTACATCAACGTCATGCGCCAGGAGCCGACGGTCGTGCAGCTGCTGCCGATCTCCACCGCTTCGCTTGGCGAAAAGCAGGACTACGAAGGCATGGGCAAGGACGTGAAGGTCGGAGAGACCGATCACGCCGCCGCTCTCTCGAAGGACTACCTCTTCGAGCCTTCCGGCAAGGACGTCCTCGACACTCTGCTTCCGCTCTACATCAACTTCCAGGTCTATCAGATGCTGGTCGAGAGCCGTGCTTCCGAGCACTCCGCGCGAATGGTCGCCATGAAGGGCGCCACCGACAACGCGAAGAAGTTCATCAAGGAACTCACGCTCGAATACAACAAGCTGCGCCAGGCAGCCATCACCGCGGAACTTCTCGAAATCACCACGGCCATGAAGGCCATGGAGTGA